In Hyphomicrobiales bacterium, a single window of DNA contains:
- a CDS encoding amidinotransferase, with translation MTFDFGAFNNWGTLKAVAVRNPARAFKSDAKIDAEWKDLNFHSRPDLAKALKEFEAVEKILAATGAEVIQLPDGPGLTLDSLYTHDALVVTPNGLVKPRMGKSQRRQEADVNGAYLESLGYPIAGEIGGDGKLEGGDLVWLDRHTLIAGVGYRTNIEGVMQLQELAGGDVEVLWFDMPHYKGRTDVFHLMSVLSPLDHDLAVVYLPLMPVRLVELLEHRGVRFVHVPDEEFDSMGCNVLALGPRHAMMVDGNPETHHRMREAGVKVEVISGSDICRKGEGGPTCMTRPLIRG, from the coding sequence ATGACTTTCGATTTTGGCGCTTTCAACAACTGGGGAACACTGAAGGCCGTCGCGGTGCGCAATCCCGCCCGGGCCTTCAAGTCCGATGCAAAGATCGATGCCGAGTGGAAGGACTTGAACTTCCACTCCCGCCCGGACCTCGCCAAGGCCTTGAAGGAATTTGAAGCCGTCGAAAAAATTCTCGCCGCGACCGGTGCTGAGGTGATCCAGCTTCCCGATGGTCCGGGCCTCACGCTTGACTCACTTTATACGCATGACGCCCTCGTCGTGACGCCGAACGGTCTCGTCAAACCCCGCATGGGCAAGTCGCAGCGCCGCCAGGAGGCCGACGTGAACGGAGCCTATCTGGAAAGCCTCGGATATCCCATCGCTGGTGAAATCGGCGGCGACGGCAAGCTGGAGGGCGGCGACCTCGTCTGGCTCGACCGCCACACCCTGATTGCGGGCGTGGGCTATCGCACCAACATCGAAGGCGTGATGCAGTTGCAGGAATTGGCGGGTGGCGATGTGGAGGTCCTCTGGTTCGACATGCCGCACTACAAGGGCCGGACCGATGTCTTCCATCTCATGTCGGTATTGAGCCCGCTCGACCATGATCTCGCGGTTGTCTATCTGCCGCTCATGCCGGTGCGTCTGGTGGAATTGCTGGAGCACCGGGGTGTGCGGTTCGTCCATGTGCCGGACGAAGAGTTTGACAGCATGGGCTGCAACGTCCTCGCGCTGGGCCCGCGCCACGCCATGATGGTGGATGGAAATCCCGAGACGCACCACCGCATGCGCGAGGCGGGCGTGAAGGTCGAAGTCATCAGCGGCAGCGATATCTGCCGCAAGGGCGAAGGCGGACCCACCTGCATGACGCGTCCGCTCATTCGCGGCTGA
- the gluQRS gene encoding tRNA glutamyl-Q(34) synthetase GluQRS has protein sequence MVHPVFRFAPSPNGKLHLGHAYSALLNERMAREAGGRLLVRIEDIDKERCTPTHVQAALQDLHWLGLDFEEDVLFQSKRMADYRDAVARLMEMGLLYVCTCSRKTLADHASEHPALRHDPEGQLLYPGTCRRIAHMFSSDSALRLMMDEALRRAGQAAGGEPLSWIEKGVRELASPALWGDVIIARRGIGTSYHLSVVVDDAFQGITDIVRGEDLREQTAIHRVLQVLLGLPEPRYHHHPLIRHESGRKLAKSKGDTSLADLREAGVSPGEIRRDLGFA, from the coding sequence ATGGTTCATCCCGTCTTCCGCTTTGCGCCCAGTCCCAATGGCAAGCTTCACCTCGGCCATGCCTACTCCGCGCTCCTCAATGAGCGCATGGCAAGGGAAGCGGGAGGCCGGCTACTGGTGCGCATAGAAGACATCGACAAGGAACGCTGCACGCCCACCCATGTACAGGCAGCCCTGCAAGACTTGCACTGGCTGGGCCTCGATTTTGAAGAAGACGTGCTGTTCCAGAGCAAGCGCATGGCCGACTATCGCGACGCCGTCGCGCGTCTCATGGAGATGGGACTCCTCTACGTCTGCACCTGCTCGCGAAAGACCTTGGCCGATCACGCCAGCGAGCACCCGGCCCTGCGCCACGATCCCGAAGGCCAGTTGCTCTACCCCGGGACGTGCCGCCGGATCGCTCACATGTTCAGCAGCGACTCCGCCTTGCGCCTGATGATGGATGAAGCGTTGCGCCGCGCAGGGCAGGCCGCCGGTGGTGAGCCGTTGTCGTGGATCGAGAAGGGAGTGCGCGAACTTGCTTCTCCCGCACTGTGGGGCGACGTGATCATCGCGCGCAGAGGCATCGGCACAAGCTATCATCTGTCCGTGGTGGTGGACGACGCGTTCCAGGGCATCACGGACATCGTGCGCGGCGAAGACTTGCGCGAACAGACAGCCATTCATCGTGTCCTTCAGGTACTGCTTGGCCTGCCCGAGCCACGCTATCATCATCACCCGCTGATCCGCCATGAAAGTGGCCGCAAACTGGCAAAATCGAAAGGTGACACCAGCCTTGCGGATCTCCGGGAAGCTGGCGTCAGCCCCGGCGAAATTCGCCGCGACCTGGGTTTTGCCTGA
- a CDS encoding D-alanyl-D-alanine carboxypeptidase: protein MKKLLFVLLSLLLLGAPVAAQESDADAGDDDAVQTEQATPSGKDKPAATIAAPGKAAKKAKPVKPEPRGPSILIDARSGEVLMEERAGEPFYPASLTKLMTSYIIFHKLRSGLLKPDQALVVSELAHSQEPSKIGVPTGKTVTVDFALQALLVYSANDMAYVLAEGADGSIAAFADEMNATARRLGLTASHFMNPNGLFDARHVSSARDLAVLAAVIINEFPEYQKYFVQQYLEVGKRRLPNRNILIRTMPEADGMKTGFVCASGFNLVASASRDGRRLIAVVMGMRNSAARAAAAKAMLNAGFDMPAAPRRKIADVNNLPQGAIVPVDMTGTVCRSKPPVTVQDGAELAGWAASFGTYDSADKAQMALRGRALSPAGLSAGGRAGIIQMPDGAGFLPVIWGLDQMQSVNVCSAYKLDGAHCDVLPAVLMDKMATIAKARKAAQATQAPIEQGSDGTQPNSPTRKLLKRRVGH, encoded by the coding sequence GTGAAGAAGTTGTTGTTCGTTCTTCTGTCTCTCCTGCTCCTCGGCGCGCCCGTGGCGGCCCAGGAAAGCGATGCCGACGCAGGTGACGACGATGCTGTTCAGACGGAACAGGCCACACCGTCCGGAAAAGATAAACCCGCCGCCACCATTGCCGCCCCCGGGAAGGCCGCGAAGAAGGCAAAACCCGTAAAGCCGGAGCCGCGGGGTCCTTCCATCCTCATCGATGCACGGTCAGGCGAAGTTCTGATGGAGGAACGGGCGGGAGAACCGTTCTATCCCGCATCGCTCACCAAGCTGATGACCAGTTACATCATCTTCCACAAGCTGCGGTCGGGACTTCTGAAGCCGGACCAGGCGCTTGTCGTGTCCGAGCTTGCCCATTCGCAGGAGCCGAGCAAGATCGGCGTGCCAACGGGCAAGACCGTAACAGTCGATTTCGCCCTTCAGGCGCTGCTTGTCTATTCGGCCAATGATATGGCCTATGTGCTGGCCGAAGGTGCTGACGGTTCGATTGCCGCCTTTGCAGATGAGATGAATGCAACGGCACGGCGCTTGGGACTGACGGCCTCTCACTTCATGAATCCCAACGGCCTCTTTGATGCGCGTCATGTGTCCAGCGCGCGCGACCTCGCGGTTCTGGCGGCGGTCATCATCAATGAGTTTCCGGAGTACCAGAAATATTTCGTGCAGCAGTATCTGGAGGTCGGCAAGCGCCGGCTGCCCAACCGCAACATCCTCATCCGCACCATGCCGGAGGCGGACGGCATGAAGACGGGATTTGTCTGCGCCTCCGGGTTCAACCTCGTTGCCTCCGCCAGCAGGGATGGCCGCCGTCTCATCGCCGTGGTGATGGGCATGCGCAACAGCGCGGCGCGCGCGGCTGCGGCCAAGGCCATGCTGAACGCGGGCTTTGACATGCCGGCGGCACCGCGCCGCAAGATTGCCGACGTCAACAACCTGCCGCAGGGCGCCATCGTTCCGGTGGACATGACGGGCACCGTCTGCCGCAGCAAGCCTCCCGTGACTGTCCAGGACGGCGCGGAGCTGGCAGGCTGGGCTGCGTCCTTCGGCACCTATGACAGCGCCGACAAGGCGCAGATGGCGCTTCGTGGCCGGGCCCTGAGCCCCGCCGGATTGTCCGCAGGCGGACGTGCCGGCATCATCCAGATGCCCGACGGGGCAGGTTTCCTTCCGGTGATCTGGGGCCTCGACCAGATGCAGAGCGTCAATGTGTGCTCTGCCTACAAGCTCGATGGCGCGCACTGCGACGTGCTGCCGGCCGTATTGATGGACAAGATGGCGACCATCGCCAAGGCGCGCAAGGCGGCGCAAGCGACTCAGGCGCCGATCGAGCAGGGTTCCGATGGCACGCAGCCGAACAGCCCGACCCGGAAGCTCCTGAAACGGCGCGTCGGCCACTGA
- a CDS encoding MOSC domain-containing protein, producing MPLLTKLPRPGRVEQLLQRASRQSGFEKSATERVLLRFDGPEGDCHAGLTRKSDSRTLQTYKRNTDIRNVRQVTILSVEELEETAQALGIPAIDPSWFGANMVVSGIADFTLLLPSTRLQFPSGATLVVDMENLPCSQIAEVVARHHPDVQFKVVPAAMHKRGVTAWVEREGEVLVGDAMTVWLPPNRLYPHMPVV from the coding sequence ATGCCGCTCTTGACCAAATTGCCCCGGCCCGGACGCGTGGAGCAGCTTTTGCAGCGCGCCTCGCGGCAGAGCGGGTTTGAAAAGTCGGCCACGGAAAGGGTCCTGCTGCGCTTCGATGGGCCCGAGGGCGATTGCCATGCGGGACTGACGCGCAAGTCCGACTCGCGGACCCTGCAGACCTACAAGCGCAACACGGACATCCGCAACGTCCGGCAGGTGACCATCCTTTCCGTCGAAGAACTGGAGGAGACGGCACAGGCGCTGGGCATTCCGGCGATTGATCCGTCGTGGTTCGGGGCCAATATGGTGGTCTCGGGCATCGCGGACTTCACGCTGCTACTGCCCTCCACCCGCCTGCAGTTTCCGTCCGGGGCCACGCTGGTGGTGGACATGGAAAATCTCCCCTGCAGCCAGATCGCGGAGGTGGTGGCGCGGCATCATCCCGATGTGCAGTTCAAGGTCGTTCCCGCAGCCATGCACAAACGCGGTGTGACTGCCTGGGTGGAGCGCGAGGGAGAGGTGCTGGTGGGCGATGCCATGACGGTCTGGCTGCCGCCGAACCGGCTCTATCCCCACATGCCCGTGGTGTGA
- the mobA gene encoding molybdenum cofactor guanylyltransferase produces MRVLGAIIAGGQSRRMGGQEKAFVTLGGITLLERVISRIAPQVDEVVINANGEAARFAHFGKRVVADVLDTGTPLAGLHAVLCLGQREGFDAVLTVPSDSPFLPLNLVARLADAGAQTGAAVAASGGQVHHLTGLWSSAIGGKLDELLRARTMQRVMDLAVVFDVAAATWETEPVDPFLNLNTPRDLALAEQQLV; encoded by the coding sequence ATGCGTGTGCTGGGGGCGATCATCGCGGGCGGACAGTCGCGCCGCATGGGTGGGCAGGAAAAGGCGTTTGTCACGCTTGGCGGCATCACGCTCCTTGAACGGGTGATCTCGCGTATCGCGCCGCAGGTGGATGAGGTCGTCATCAACGCCAATGGAGAAGCGGCGCGCTTTGCCCACTTCGGGAAGCGTGTGGTGGCGGACGTGCTGGACACGGGAACGCCGCTCGCCGGACTGCATGCGGTGCTCTGCCTTGGCCAGCGCGAGGGTTTTGACGCCGTGCTCACGGTACCGTCGGATTCACCATTCCTGCCCCTTAACCTTGTGGCGCGCCTTGCAGACGCAGGTGCGCAGACGGGGGCTGCCGTGGCGGCAAGCGGCGGGCAGGTGCATCATCTCACCGGGCTCTGGTCGTCCGCCATCGGTGGCAAGCTGGATGAATTGTTGCGCGCCCGCACCATGCAGCGGGTGATGGACCTCGCCGTCGTGTTCGATGTAGCGGCCGCCACATGGGAAACGGAACCTGTCGATCCGTTTCTCAATCTCAACACGCCGAGGGATCTGGCTTTGGCCGAGCAGCAACTGGTCTGA
- the arfB gene encoding aminoacyl-tRNA hydrolase, with product MILITPSIIIDPADLRWNFMRASGPGGQNVNKVATAAELRFNIETASLPDEVRARLRMLAGRQLAQSGDLVITAQQYRSQERNREDALQKLITLIRKAAVRPRKRIATRATKASKLRRLESKSRRSDVKSKRRVKPGLDD from the coding sequence ATGATCCTCATCACGCCTTCGATCATCATTGACCCCGCGGATTTGCGCTGGAACTTCATGCGCGCTTCGGGTCCGGGCGGACAGAACGTCAACAAGGTCGCGACGGCGGCGGAACTTCGTTTCAACATCGAGACAGCAAGCCTTCCTGACGAAGTGCGGGCACGCCTGCGCATGTTGGCGGGGCGGCAACTCGCGCAATCCGGCGACCTCGTCATCACCGCACAGCAATACCGGTCGCAGGAACGCAACCGGGAAGATGCCCTTCAGAAGCTGATAACCCTGATCCGCAAGGCCGCGGTGCGGCCGCGCAAACGTATTGCAACAAGGGCGACAAAGGCGTCAAAGCTGCGCCGGCTCGAATCAAAGTCGCGGCGCTCGGACGTCAAGTCGAAACGCCGCGTCAAACCCGGATTGGATGACTGA
- a CDS encoding DNA-3-methyladenine glycosylase 2 family protein, which yields MLNIVTEQFLSLRAAHAIWLRIEARLSPFSSDAVLACPVDELMRLGLSGAKARSFHGIAARLLSDPDYISGLTTLPDDEARARLVALPGVGPWTADIYLLVALQRADVWPAGDLALRQAATHLFSLGEPLSEKTMRIMGSRFSPWRAVAARLLWSHYRGLKGLGQAK from the coding sequence TTGCTGAACATCGTCACGGAACAATTCTTGTCGCTCAGGGCAGCGCACGCCATCTGGCTCAGGATCGAGGCGCGCCTGTCGCCCTTTTCCAGCGACGCAGTCCTCGCATGTCCCGTCGACGAGTTGATGAGGCTGGGCCTGTCGGGCGCGAAGGCCCGCAGTTTTCACGGTATTGCGGCCCGCCTGCTATCTGACCCCGACTATATCTCCGGCCTGACCACCTTGCCGGACGACGAGGCGCGGGCACGTCTGGTGGCACTTCCCGGGGTCGGGCCCTGGACTGCCGACATTTACCTCCTGGTTGCCCTTCAGCGCGCTGATGTGTGGCCTGCGGGCGATCTTGCACTGCGGCAGGCGGCAACCCATCTGTTCAGCCTGGGCGAACCGCTGTCAGAGAAGACCATGCGGATCATGGGCAGCCGGTTTTCCCCCTGGCGGGCCGTTGCGGCGCGCCTGTTGTGGTCGCACTACCGGGGTCTTAAGGGCCTGGGGCAGGCCAAATAG
- a CDS encoding HNH endonuclease, whose translation MERHVYHAPIAPEACPALVLNADYRPLSYYPLSLWSWQDALKAVFMERVNIVSEYDRVVRSPSMEFRLPSVVSLKTYVKPSRTPAFTRFNVFLRDRFQCQYCGSSDDLTFDHVIPRSKGGQTTWDNVVAACAGCNLAKGGLLPQEAHMFPAHKPHCPSVNDLHANGRLFPPNYLHQSWMDYLYWDTELDP comes from the coding sequence GTGGAGAGACACGTGTATCACGCGCCGATTGCGCCGGAAGCCTGTCCTGCCCTTGTCCTCAATGCCGATTACCGGCCATTGAGCTACTATCCCTTGTCCCTGTGGAGTTGGCAGGACGCGCTGAAAGCCGTGTTCATGGAGCGGGTCAACATCGTCTCCGAATATGACCGGGTGGTGCGCAGTCCTTCGATGGAATTCCGCCTGCCGTCGGTCGTCTCGCTCAAGACCTATGTGAAGCCGTCGCGTACGCCTGCCTTCACCCGGTTCAATGTCTTCCTGCGGGACCGCTTCCAATGTCAGTACTGCGGGTCGTCGGACGATCTTACTTTCGATCATGTGATCCCGCGTTCCAAGGGCGGACAGACGACATGGGACAACGTGGTCGCGGCATGCGCGGGCTGCAATCTCGCCAAGGGCGGGTTGCTGCCGCAGGAGGCGCACATGTTCCCGGCCCACAAGCCGCATTGTCCCAGCGTGAACGACCTGCACGCCAACGGCAGGCTTTTCCCGCCGAACTATCTGCACCAGAGCTGGATGGATTACCTTTACTGGGATACGGAACTGGACCCCTGA
- a CDS encoding disulfide bond formation protein B, whose protein sequence is MLNLSPRTTSLLIAVIAFIIIAGAWIFEYYGYAPCELCLLQRWPYYIGIPVALLMAAWNPAWIRGALWLMTVWWLGSAIFGAYHSGVEWGWWQGPVTCSGGDVNFGDGLPDLNKMAVRCNEAALRILGLSLAGWNAIVSLVLSLLAMRGARR, encoded by the coding sequence ATGCTGAACCTGTCGCCGCGCACCACAAGCCTCCTCATCGCCGTCATCGCCTTCATCATCATCGCAGGGGCGTGGATCTTCGAGTACTACGGCTACGCACCGTGCGAACTTTGCCTTTTGCAGCGCTGGCCCTATTACATCGGCATTCCCGTGGCCCTTTTGATGGCGGCCTGGAACCCGGCCTGGATCCGCGGTGCCCTGTGGCTCATGACAGTCTGGTGGCTGGGCAGCGCCATTTTCGGCGCCTATCATTCGGGTGTTGAATGGGGATGGTGGCAGGGGCCCGTCACCTGCTCCGGCGGAGATGTGAATTTTGGCGACGGACTTCCCGACCTGAACAAGATGGCCGTGCGTTGCAATGAGGCCGCGCTCCGCATCCTCGGCCTGTCGCTGGCGGGATGGAATGCGATCGTCTCGCTGGTCTTGTCGCTGCTGGCCATGCGCGGCGCGCGGCGCTGA
- a CDS encoding Spx/MgsR family RNA polymerase-binding regulatory protein, protein MKAKPMKAYGLKKCSTCQKALDHLAAKKVQVVFTDHSVSPPTIDQVAGWSKALGGWEKMINRAGYTWRGLPKSDIENLTEAKAVALAVRHPSLIRRPLIEHDDGSVTVGFAEKVKALF, encoded by the coding sequence GTGAAGGCCAAGCCGATGAAAGCCTATGGATTGAAGAAGTGTTCCACCTGCCAGAAAGCGCTCGACCATCTGGCGGCGAAGAAGGTTCAAGTGGTCTTCACCGACCACAGTGTGTCACCGCCCACGATAGACCAGGTCGCCGGCTGGTCGAAGGCCTTGGGCGGATGGGAGAAGATGATCAATCGGGCCGGCTATACCTGGCGTGGCCTCCCGAAGTCCGACATTGAAAACCTGACGGAGGCCAAGGCCGTGGCGCTTGCGGTGAGACATCCGTCACTCATCCGGCGGCCCCTGATCGAGCATGATGACGGCAGCGTCACCGTCGGTTTTGCGGAAAAAGTGAAAGCGCTGTTCTAG
- a CDS encoding GTP-binding protein — protein sequence MTTPIPVSVLTGFLGSGKTTLLNVLLKDPMLANACVIINEFGDVGIDHLLVERSDENLVELSSGCLCCTIRGDLIDTLTDLLARRDAGTIKAFDRIVIETTGLADPAPILHVLMMDPLLVSRLRLEGVITVVDGFNGMATLDAHPEAVKQVAVADRVVLTKLDLLEGKEGEDMLFAIIAKVRKLAPGARLLTTHRGEATAERLFNAGLYDPARKSADVQNWLSLEAVQKAERAAHRHQHGGHGEGHHHHDASRHDDSIRSFAFTDDNPISPQALELFLELLTSYHGPKLLRLKGIVKLSDEPDRPVVLHGVQHVLHPPVRLEGWPDGLPQTRLVFIVKDIDKAAIEELFRAFTDPLTGGASTTDKTLSLS from the coding sequence ATGACGACACCCATTCCCGTTTCCGTGCTCACCGGCTTTCTCGGCTCGGGCAAGACCACACTGCTCAACGTCCTGCTCAAGGATCCGATGCTCGCCAATGCCTGCGTCATCATCAATGAATTCGGGGATGTGGGCATCGACCATCTGCTGGTGGAAAGGTCGGATGAAAATCTCGTTGAGCTGTCGTCGGGCTGCCTGTGTTGCACCATCCGCGGCGATCTCATCGACACGCTGACGGACCTGCTGGCGCGCCGCGATGCAGGAACGATCAAGGCCTTCGACCGCATCGTGATCGAGACCACGGGTCTGGCGGATCCCGCTCCCATTCTTCATGTGCTGATGATGGACCCGCTGCTGGTGTCGCGCCTGCGGCTGGAGGGCGTCATCACGGTGGTCGATGGCTTCAACGGCATGGCGACGCTTGATGCACATCCAGAAGCGGTCAAGCAGGTGGCCGTGGCGGACCGGGTCGTGCTCACCAAGCTCGACCTGCTCGAGGGCAAGGAAGGCGAGGACATGCTCTTCGCCATCATCGCCAAGGTGCGCAAGCTCGCGCCGGGGGCACGCCTGTTGACCACGCATCGGGGCGAAGCGACGGCCGAACGACTGTTCAATGCCGGCCTTTATGATCCTGCGAGAAAATCAGCCGACGTCCAGAACTGGTTGTCACTGGAGGCCGTGCAGAAGGCGGAGCGTGCTGCGCACCGTCACCAGCATGGTGGCCACGGTGAGGGTCATCACCATCACGATGCGTCCCGGCACGATGACAGCATCCGGTCCTTTGCCTTTACCGACGACAATCCCATCAGCCCCCAGGCACTTGAATTGTTCCTCGAATTGCTGACCTCCTATCACGGGCCGAAGCTGCTCCGCCTGAAAGGAATCGTGAAGCTCAGCGACGAACCCGACCGTCCAGTTGTGCTGCATGGCGTGCAGCATGTGCTGCATCCTCCTGTGCGCCTTGAAGGCTGGCCTGACGGACTTCCACAGACACGTCTCGTGTTCATCGTGAAGGACATCGACAAGGCGGCGATCGAAGAATTGTTCCGGGCCTTCACTGATCCGTTGACAGGTGGCGCAAGTACAACGGACAAGACTCTCTCGCTGTCGTGA
- a CDS encoding DedA family protein, producing MLRALYDWTLSLAARKSAERWLAVIAFVESSIFLVPADVLFLPMSLAKPARAYRYALVATLASTLGGIAGYALGYFAYEAIAKPILLFYGKLESFEALKACASEDTLVLLLVTSGLAHLPPIKVVTILAGVAQVSFVFFLLSCIIARGARFFALAWALQRYGETIKTFIEKRLGLLAGIAAALLIGLYLAVKYLAASGTPAC from the coding sequence ATGCTGCGCGCACTCTACGACTGGACGCTTTCGCTCGCGGCTCGAAAGTCGGCAGAACGCTGGCTTGCTGTCATCGCCTTCGTGGAGAGCTCCATCTTCCTCGTCCCGGCAGACGTGCTGTTCCTGCCCATGTCGCTGGCGAAACCCGCCCGCGCCTACCGCTATGCCCTGGTCGCCACGCTCGCCTCCACACTGGGGGGCATCGCCGGCTATGCACTTGGCTACTTCGCCTATGAAGCAATCGCCAAGCCCATCCTGCTGTTCTACGGAAAGCTCGAAAGCTTTGAAGCCCTCAAGGCCTGCGCGAGCGAAGACACCCTCGTGCTCCTGCTCGTGACATCGGGGTTGGCGCACCTGCCGCCCATCAAGGTCGTCACCATCCTTGCGGGGGTGGCACAGGTCAGCTTCGTATTCTTCCTGCTTTCCTGCATCATCGCCCGCGGGGCCCGGTTCTTCGCGCTGGCCTGGGCGCTGCAGCGCTATGGCGAGACGATCAAGACATTCATCGAAAAGCGGCTGGGCCTGCTTGCAGGTATTGCTGCGGCGCTATTGATTGGACTCTATCTCGCCGTGAAGTATCTTGCCGCTTCTGGAACCCCCGCATGCTGA
- a CDS encoding DMT family transporter — protein sequence MPHAPQVRHPAVQLAIALAVSASVGAFAHEAGIDPMTTVFWRCFFGAVFLGSWCLAFGYLKRDALKPRNLLLAMLAGAFLAFCWVTLFTAFRITSIATATLVFQSYPFLLVLGGVLVWRDALSLDEFFWMVLAFGGVALASGALGASHADSGNWFLGTLLAVISAAAYVVTTMITRVIRNQRPEVTMMMQALTGALILALLADFHQTLSLRSWGWLVGMGVIHTGVVMVAMYATFPLLPTRVIAIMNFVYPAVVILIDWLAYDRLLSSLQFVGLGFICLATLGMNLKWRILPARTKRA from the coding sequence GTGCCCCACGCACCCCAGGTCAGACATCCGGCGGTGCAGCTTGCGATCGCCCTTGCCGTCAGCGCGTCTGTTGGCGCCTTCGCCCACGAGGCAGGCATCGACCCGATGACGACGGTGTTCTGGCGCTGTTTCTTTGGCGCGGTCTTCCTGGGGTCGTGGTGTCTTGCATTCGGTTATCTCAAGCGCGACGCGCTCAAGCCGCGCAACCTGCTCCTCGCCATGCTTGCCGGAGCCTTCCTCGCCTTCTGCTGGGTCACGCTCTTCACGGCGTTCCGCATCACCTCCATCGCCACGGCCACGCTGGTCTTCCAGAGCTATCCGTTTCTCCTCGTGCTGGGCGGCGTGCTGGTGTGGCGTGACGCTCTCAGCCTTGATGAATTCTTCTGGATGGTCTTGGCCTTTGGTGGCGTGGCCCTGGCCAGCGGCGCCCTGGGAGCAAGCCACGCCGACAGCGGCAACTGGTTTCTCGGCACACTCCTCGCAGTGATCTCGGCTGCCGCCTATGTGGTGACCACCATGATCACCCGTGTCATCCGCAATCAGCGCCCTGAGGTGACGATGATGATGCAGGCCCTGACCGGAGCGCTGATCCTCGCCCTGCTGGCTGACTTTCACCAGACGCTCAGCCTGCGCTCCTGGGGCTGGCTTGTGGGCATGGGCGTAATCCACACCGGCGTGGTGATGGTCGCCATGTACGCCACCTTTCCGCTACTCCCCACACGCGTCATCGCCATCATGAACTTCGTCTATCCGGCCGTCGTGATCCTGATCGACTGGCTGGCCTACGACAGGCTGTTGTCGTCCCTGCAGTTTGTCGGCCTTGGCTTCATCTGTCTCGCAACGCTGGGGATGAACCTGAAGTGGCGCATCCTGCCTGCGCGGACGAAGCGCGCCTGA
- a CDS encoding sulfurtransferase TusA family protein translates to MADNPADGESMLDVTGLLCPLPVLKARKRLQAMPAGAILQVVATDPMSMIDMPHFCAEQGHTLLSHEQAGQNFHFRIKRR, encoded by the coding sequence ATGGCCGACAACCCTGCCGATGGCGAAAGCATGCTCGACGTGACCGGACTGCTCTGCCCCCTGCCCGTCCTCAAGGCGCGCAAACGGCTGCAGGCCATGCCGGCGGGGGCCATCCTTCAGGTTGTCGCCACTGACCCCATGTCGATGATCGACATGCCGCACTTCTGCGCCGAGCAGGGCCATACGTTGCTGTCGCATGAACAGGCAGGACAGAACTTTCATTTCAGGATCAAACGCAGATGA
- a CDS encoding DMT family transporter: protein MKPSHLTGVLLALGAATIYGAVPNFARLAFLNGVPALENVFYRTSTVAVVLAIVAVVRGESFRIRAEAWPSFLYQCLATLMVSACYLASVQFLPVTLSVIIFYLFPVLILLAAPLAEGRVPGFARLGVALLGFSGLAVSVGPAFDQVSVLGLVLAFLGAVGCMMQFFSGRMLSRHLTPAAFGSLVHIAIWPIMLCLALGFGGNTLRLIDGQALTGSLAFLAVALVSVAYVGGYFLHMSSVRAAPSSVVAPYFNLEPIVSTMLAVFILGEAMSINQWIGGAMVFAALVISGLLPEK from the coding sequence ATGAAGCCATCTCATCTGACGGGTGTGTTGCTGGCTCTGGGCGCGGCGACGATCTACGGGGCAGTACCGAACTTCGCGCGACTCGCCTTCCTCAATGGCGTACCTGCGCTCGAAAATGTCTTCTACCGAACCTCCACCGTCGCCGTGGTGCTCGCCATCGTGGCCGTGGTGCGCGGGGAAAGCTTTCGCATCCGTGCCGAAGCATGGCCAAGTTTCCTGTACCAGTGTCTCGCGACGCTCATGGTGTCTGCCTGCTATCTCGCCTCGGTGCAGTTCTTGCCGGTCACGCTTTCGGTCATCATCTTCTACCTTTTTCCTGTGCTCATTCTTCTGGCGGCACCCCTGGCCGAAGGCCGGGTACCGGGATTCGCACGCCTTGGTGTGGCGCTTCTCGGCTTTTCCGGGCTCGCGGTTTCGGTGGGACCGGCCTTCGACCAGGTCAGTGTGCTGGGTCTGGTGCTGGCGTTTCTCGGCGCCGTGGGCTGCATGATGCAGTTCTTTTCGGGGCGCATGCTGTCGCGGCACCTGACGCCCGCTGCATTCGGCAGTCTCGTGCATATCGCCATCTGGCCGATCATGCTTTGCCTCGCGCTTGGCTTCGGCGGCAATACCTTGCGGCTGATCGACGGCCAGGCACTCACGGGGAGTCTCGCGTTTCTGGCTGTGGCCCTCGTCTCGGTGGCGTATGTCGGCGGCTACTTCCTCCACATGTCGTCGGTGCGGGCCGCCCCGTCGTCGGTGGTCGCTCCCTATTTCAATCTGGAGCCCATCGTCTCCACCATGCTCGCCGTCTTCATTCTGGGAGAGGCGATGTCGATCAACCAATGGATCGGAGGGGCAATGGTCTTTGCGGCTCTTGTCATCTCGGGCCTGTTGCCGGAAAAATGA